A genomic stretch from Candidatus Eisenbacteria bacterium includes:
- a CDS encoding HAMP domain-containing histidine kinase encodes MRSTRYAAMLALGYTVVATAYILVSSSIAARISTNIEELETIETIKGVLYVVVTAIAIFLGARWMFVRVDRMHDHLVARDRAIVENERRVFAGFIAGTIAHDANNVLVAVISDLDALERSRPQGDPTMNRLQVSVERLVALNQRLLVTARRGRATRAEDVDLVPNIEETLAVARSHAAVRSCRLEFVRSGPVRLHTHALLVQQILSNLVVNAAEATGGRGRIEVRLRDSPTEVTLEVHDDGPGIPVERRATLFESLESTKPDGSGLGLFSVRSCVSALGGTVEVGDSPLGGACFRVVLRELPRDSGGAGMAAGSRPFGPPAPDSRHGRQRATAPEA; translated from the coding sequence ATGCGATCCACGCGTTACGCCGCGATGCTGGCGCTCGGCTACACCGTCGTCGCGACCGCCTACATCCTCGTCTCGAGCAGCATCGCCGCCCGGATCTCGACGAACATCGAGGAACTCGAGACGATCGAGACGATCAAGGGCGTGCTCTACGTGGTCGTGACCGCCATCGCGATCTTCCTCGGCGCGCGCTGGATGTTCGTCCGGGTGGATCGAATGCACGACCATCTGGTCGCCCGCGATCGAGCGATCGTCGAGAACGAGCGCCGCGTCTTCGCCGGTTTCATCGCCGGCACCATCGCCCACGACGCGAACAACGTGCTGGTCGCGGTGATCTCCGACCTCGACGCGCTGGAGCGATCCAGGCCCCAGGGTGATCCGACCATGAATCGGCTGCAGGTTTCGGTCGAGCGGCTGGTGGCGCTCAACCAGCGGCTGCTCGTCACCGCGCGGCGCGGACGGGCGACCCGTGCCGAGGACGTGGACCTCGTTCCCAACATCGAGGAGACGCTGGCGGTGGCCCGATCGCACGCGGCCGTGCGAAGCTGCCGCCTCGAGTTCGTCCGCTCGGGCCCGGTCCGCCTGCACACGCACGCCCTGCTCGTGCAGCAGATCCTCTCGAACCTGGTCGTCAACGCCGCCGAGGCGACGGGCGGTCGCGGCCGCATCGAGGTCCGTCTCCGCGATTCGCCGACCGAGGTGACCCTGGAGGTGCACGACGACGGGCCCGGCATTCCGGTCGAGCGCCGCGCGACCCTCTTCGAATCCCTCGAATCCACGAAACCCGACGGCTCCGGGCTCGGACTCTTCTCGGTCCGGTCCTGCGTCTCCGCCCTGGGCGGGACCGTCGAAGTCGGCGACTCGCCGCTCGGGGGCGCCTGTTTCCGTGTGGTGCTTCGCGAACTGCCTCGCGACTCCGGCGGAGCGGGGATGGCCGCCGGTTCCCGGCCCTTCGGTCCGCCCGCGCCCGACTCCAGGCACGGACGCCAGCGGGCGACGGCGCCCGAGGCGTAG
- a CDS encoding FAD:protein FMN transferase — MMVRPGARLVALAALLAIGTGAAPRSVTYPGRTMGTYVNVTLVTPDSAASAPLAATALAVFHRTDSLMSNWTTSSEVARLNREAAAGPVTVQPEVARVLEVALDLYAETDRTFDVTVEPLVRAWGFLGGHPHVPSDSAAAEAFRRVGADQVHFDPATRTLRFANPGVRVDLGGIAKGWAVDVAAESLRAHGVHDALVDLTGNMNAMGHPAGSEAWRIGIRDPRDRVPWFARITLRDEAISTSGKYEQFVAADGRTFGHIMDPRTGRPAEGLISVTLVSKSAFTCDAWDTPLFVLGTEAAKAKALAHPEFEAILVEPGRDGVDTVWVESSLLDRFHLEPSAAGFLRVRSF; from the coding sequence GTGATGGTCCGCCCCGGCGCCCGGCTCGTCGCCCTCGCGGCGTTGCTGGCGATCGGCACGGGCGCCGCGCCGCGCTCGGTGACCTACCCCGGCCGCACGATGGGGACCTACGTGAACGTGACGCTGGTAACCCCCGACTCCGCGGCGAGCGCACCGCTGGCCGCGACCGCGCTGGCGGTCTTCCACCGCACCGACTCGCTGATGAGCAACTGGACCACGTCCAGCGAAGTGGCCCGGCTCAATCGCGAAGCCGCGGCGGGTCCGGTCACCGTGCAGCCCGAAGTCGCGAGGGTGCTGGAGGTGGCGCTCGACCTGTACGCCGAAACCGACCGGACTTTCGACGTGACGGTGGAGCCGCTGGTTCGCGCCTGGGGTTTTCTCGGCGGGCACCCGCACGTTCCGTCGGACTCGGCGGCGGCCGAGGCGTTCCGGCGTGTCGGCGCGGACCAGGTTCACTTCGACCCCGCGACGCGGACGCTGCGTTTCGCGAATCCCGGCGTGCGCGTGGATCTTGGCGGCATCGCCAAAGGCTGGGCGGTGGACGTCGCGGCGGAGTCCCTGCGCGCACACGGCGTGCACGACGCGCTCGTGGACCTGACGGGCAACATGAACGCGATGGGCCATCCCGCGGGATCCGAGGCCTGGCGGATCGGCATTCGCGACCCGCGCGATCGGGTGCCGTGGTTCGCCCGCATCACCCTGCGCGACGAAGCGATCTCGACCTCGGGCAAGTACGAGCAGTTCGTGGCGGCGGACGGCCGGACCTTCGGACACATCATGGATCCGCGCACGGGCCGCCCGGCCGAGGGTCTCATCTCGGTGACGCTCGTCTCGAAGAGCGCCTTCACCTGCGACGCCTGGGACACACCGTTGTTCGTTCTCGGCACCGAAGCGGCGAAGGCGAAGGCGCTCGCCCACCCCGAGTTCGAGGCGATCCTGGTCGAACCCGGTCGCGATGGTGTGGACACGGTGTGGGTGGAGTCGTCGCTCCTCGATCGCTTCCACCTCGAGCCCTCAGCGGCCGGATTCCTCCGCGTGCGGTCCTTCTAA
- a CDS encoding outer membrane beta-barrel protein: MTPVRAGMLAFVASLALAAAPAHAQDAPADSAAGSEVAVGAEAASPVAPAPPAHRRDGLEALVPALAENAYTLESGPRPFLDRLAVTPAFGALGSERLFAIRVAYNPNRWLGYEAELAHNPSQAVHAILHRLSILVRRPLSGRLQPYVTAGYGMAVVLPGRSVNADAVTKNMLALGGGLELYIRDDLALRAEMRRSTVFGRQANREGLVAYDYAEQTLGLAFYRTIRP, encoded by the coding sequence ATGACGCCCGTCCGCGCCGGCATGCTCGCGTTCGTGGCCTCGCTCGCGCTGGCCGCCGCGCCCGCGCACGCGCAGGACGCGCCCGCCGACAGCGCCGCCGGCTCGGAAGTCGCCGTGGGCGCGGAAGCCGCGTCCCCCGTGGCGCCGGCGCCGCCCGCGCACCGGCGCGACGGCCTCGAAGCGCTCGTGCCCGCGCTCGCCGAGAACGCCTACACGCTCGAGTCCGGTCCACGGCCGTTTCTCGACCGGCTGGCGGTGACCCCGGCCTTCGGCGCGCTCGGATCCGAACGGCTGTTCGCGATCCGGGTGGCCTACAACCCGAATCGCTGGCTCGGCTACGAAGCCGAGCTCGCCCACAACCCCAGCCAGGCGGTGCACGCGATCCTCCACCGCCTGAGCATTCTCGTTCGCCGCCCGCTGTCCGGGCGGCTGCAGCCCTACGTCACTGCCGGCTACGGCATGGCGGTCGTCCTCCCCGGACGATCCGTGAACGCGGATGCCGTCACCAAGAACATGCTCGCGCTGGGCGGCGGGCTGGAGCTGTACATCCGGGACGATCTCGCGCTTCGGGCGGAGATGCGGCGCAGCACCGTCTTCGGACGCCAGGCGAACCGTGAAGGTCTGGTCGCGTACGACTACGCGGAGCAGACCCTGGGTCTCGCGTTCTACCGGACCATCAGGCCGTGA
- a CDS encoding PD40 domain-containing protein encodes MTPRTQHRAFKALFAPLAAACLLQLSAAGCRDSAPDDLIQQEPTTDALVFVKTTASGTLNRTEDAGNLFKLSPITPDGVVTPVTNFTGANVCDPAVSFDGKKILFSMRPSGGGAHNIYEIDADGTNLRQVTSGGGDDFDPLYLPDGRIAFTSTRPGEMDEYNHAPSASLHTCNMDGSGIERISFNQSDDFDPELLPDGRLVYTRWEHFGTMNRFPLFFTNPDGTGTFHFFGPHDRNFFHPVVAPDGRIISIESTMVNEDEGPLAVLKPEQGPADPTTGARALHWDVLTPQVNTDGEPWPYGAFKYPRPLGGNRFVASYTLPAATPEETDYALYTFTLAQAGAGTTADPATFSVADLTFLYNDPNTNEFDAQLLAPHAKPPVIASTVNRMVDYGVFLAQDVFNRGTNDGQERPQRGVDRIDSIAVIAARPTLVGEMNDFSANEFEKRALIGFAPVQSDGSFKIRVPADTPISFATLDSLGRGFVVKRTHLYVRPGETFDRCIGCHEDRVPGGPFPTNPNPIAGMLPAHDLNIPKSQFMVINWQNDIGPVVAAKCQSCHTPVINGPDTTLAGGLDLTTVPDTVRMNRIFPRAYVNLSGEMMDGRRQETDPPFPRRSRLIDYVLGVGSRSGSGVHPTGADSLTAVERRKFNLWVLLGAQYK; translated from the coding sequence ATGACGCCCCGAACCCAGCATCGCGCCTTCAAGGCCCTGTTCGCGCCGCTCGCCGCGGCGTGCCTGCTCCAGCTGTCGGCGGCCGGATGCCGCGACAGCGCGCCCGACGACCTCATCCAGCAGGAGCCGACCACCGACGCGCTCGTGTTCGTCAAGACCACGGCCTCGGGCACGCTCAATCGCACCGAGGACGCCGGCAACCTGTTCAAACTCTCGCCCATCACTCCGGACGGCGTCGTCACTCCGGTCACCAACTTCACGGGCGCGAACGTGTGCGACCCGGCCGTATCGTTCGACGGCAAGAAGATCCTGTTCTCGATGCGCCCCTCGGGCGGAGGCGCGCACAACATCTACGAGATCGACGCCGACGGGACGAATCTGCGCCAGGTGACGAGCGGTGGCGGGGACGACTTCGATCCGCTCTACCTGCCGGACGGCCGCATCGCGTTCACCAGCACCCGGCCCGGCGAGATGGACGAGTACAACCACGCGCCTTCGGCCAGCCTGCACACCTGCAACATGGACGGCAGCGGCATCGAGCGCATCAGCTTCAACCAGAGCGACGACTTCGATCCCGAGCTGCTCCCCGACGGACGGCTCGTGTACACGCGCTGGGAACACTTCGGGACCATGAACCGGTTCCCCCTGTTCTTCACGAATCCCGACGGCACCGGCACGTTCCACTTCTTCGGCCCGCACGACCGGAACTTCTTCCACCCGGTCGTGGCGCCGGATGGCCGCATCATCTCGATCGAGTCCACGATGGTGAACGAGGACGAAGGCCCGCTGGCCGTCCTCAAGCCCGAGCAGGGGCCCGCCGACCCGACGACCGGCGCGCGTGCCCTGCACTGGGACGTCCTCACGCCGCAGGTCAACACCGACGGCGAGCCCTGGCCCTACGGTGCGTTCAAGTACCCGCGGCCGCTCGGCGGCAACCGCTTCGTCGCGTCCTACACGCTTCCCGCGGCGACGCCCGAAGAGACGGACTACGCGCTCTACACGTTCACGCTCGCGCAGGCCGGCGCGGGCACCACGGCCGACCCCGCGACGTTCAGCGTCGCGGACCTGACGTTCCTCTACAACGACCCGAACACGAACGAGTTCGACGCCCAGTTGCTGGCGCCGCACGCCAAACCCCCGGTCATCGCGTCCACCGTGAACCGCATGGTGGACTACGGCGTGTTCCTCGCCCAGGACGTCTTCAACCGCGGCACCAACGACGGCCAGGAGCGCCCGCAGCGCGGTGTGGACCGCATTGACAGCATCGCGGTCATCGCGGCGCGGCCCACCCTCGTGGGCGAAATGAACGACTTCTCGGCGAACGAGTTCGAGAAGCGGGCGCTCATCGGCTTCGCGCCGGTGCAGTCCGATGGCTCGTTCAAGATCCGGGTGCCGGCGGACACGCCGATCAGCTTCGCCACGCTCGACAGCCTCGGCCGCGGTTTCGTCGTCAAGCGCACGCACCTCTACGTCCGCCCCGGCGAGACGTTCGATCGCTGCATCGGCTGCCACGAGGACCGGGTTCCGGGCGGGCCGTTCCCCACGAACCCCAACCCGATCGCGGGCATGCTCCCGGCGCACGACCTGAACATCCCGAAGTCGCAGTTCATGGTGATCAACTGGCAGAACGACATCGGACCCGTCGTGGCGGCCAAGTGCCAGAGCTGTCACACCCCTGTGATCAACGGGCCCGACACGACCCTGGCCGGCGGCCTCGATCTCACGACGGTCCCCGACACGGTCCGCATGAACCGCATCTTCCCGCGCGCCTACGTGAACCTGTCGGGCGAAATGATGGACGGCCGCCGGCAGGAGACCGATCCCCCGTTCCCCCGCCGCTCGCGTCTCATTGACTACGTGCTCGGCGTGGGTTCGCGCAGCGGTTCGGGCGTGCACCCGACCGGCGCCGACTCGCTGACCGCGGTCGAGCGCCGCAAGTTCAACCTCTGGGTGCTTCTCGGCGCCCAGTACAAGTGA
- a CDS encoding TlpA family protein disulfide reductase produces the protein MSFLLTQTVRRVAFASAVAAMAAAGPVAGAPLPAAGAEALGVSSTVAETALGRHSLRMLDGSNTSLSAMRGRVVIVNFWASWCSPCRRELPKLDALHREWRSQGASVLAVSIDDDARNAGRFVRSGRLSMPIACDGPQGLARQLNLRHVPATIVLDRDGRIAWSTGRSDDAELAKLTSVVRRLAGAAPVAGIEPNGGGR, from the coding sequence ATGAGCTTCCTTCTCACCCAGACCGTGCGTCGGGTGGCGTTCGCATCGGCGGTGGCGGCGATGGCCGCCGCCGGGCCGGTCGCGGGCGCGCCCCTGCCGGCGGCCGGCGCCGAGGCCCTCGGAGTCTCGAGTACGGTCGCCGAGACCGCCCTGGGCCGTCACTCGCTGCGCATGCTGGACGGTTCGAACACGTCGCTCTCGGCGATGCGCGGGCGCGTGGTGATCGTCAACTTCTGGGCGAGCTGGTGCTCGCCCTGCCGGCGCGAGCTGCCGAAGCTCGATGCGCTCCACCGCGAGTGGCGTTCGCAGGGCGCGTCGGTGCTCGCCGTCTCGATCGACGACGACGCCCGCAACGCCGGTCGCTTCGTCCGGAGCGGGCGGCTCTCCATGCCCATCGCCTGCGACGGCCCTCAGGGGCTGGCCCGTCAACTGAACCTTCGGCACGTGCCCGCGACGATCGTCCTGGACCGTGACGGCCGCATCGCCTGGAGCACCGGCCGCTCCGACGACGCCGAGCTGGCGAAGCTCACGTCCGTCGTGCGTCGCCTCGCGGGCGCCGCACCGGTGGCCGGCATCGAACCGAACGGAGGCGGACGATGA
- a CDS encoding DUF4266 domain-containing protein, with the protein MERRVLLLILALAVAAPMLTGCAAHSVAAYERERLADPIMAFQARAAKDARRVRAFEAREGSTGGVGGEGGGCACK; encoded by the coding sequence ATGGAAAGGCGCGTCCTGCTGCTGATCCTCGCCCTGGCTGTCGCGGCCCCGATGCTCACGGGCTGCGCCGCGCATTCGGTCGCGGCCTACGAGCGCGAAAGACTCGCGGACCCCATCATGGCGTTCCAGGCGCGCGCCGCGAAGGACGCGCGCCGCGTGCGGGCGTTCGAGGCGCGCGAAGGCTCGACCGGCGGTGTCGGTGGCGAGGGCGGAGGCTGCGCGTGCAAGTGA
- a CDS encoding DUF3570 domain-containing protein — translation MQVTRGTGLGFAAIALGALAASPAGAQVAVASTANGLFRTFVDSKHVLVRSFVEDFTVPLRGDGNVTLHWNHERVLIPGVAAPAGSEEAIDAITTASRPIEGNAFQDFIKVRNELEGQVSRGGASLGYYHSIESDYLGHQVSASYNRDVRDDQINISVGTSFGWDDIKPLVDQRGSTAPDHKNTLHVNAVATRVLSPVSVVRLGVEVNRVTGLQHNPYRMVYAGGTTMPERHPESRLRRDAFLKLHHYLANRSSLKFDYRLYDDDWGVLSHEVAGGLSQYITRGLYAQYEYRWYTQSSADFWRPEYATTQGVDGYVTGDYRMSPLSSHLFGFNLNADLGVLAPDSPKFRRFSVSLDYERYFNSNNYSADILETGLEFRF, via the coding sequence GTGCAAGTGACGCGCGGCACGGGGCTCGGGTTCGCGGCGATCGCGCTCGGCGCGTTGGCGGCTTCCCCCGCCGGCGCGCAGGTCGCAGTCGCGAGCACCGCGAACGGGCTGTTCCGGACGTTCGTGGACTCGAAGCACGTGCTGGTTCGCTCGTTCGTCGAGGATTTCACCGTGCCGCTTCGCGGCGACGGCAACGTGACGCTGCATTGGAACCACGAGCGGGTGCTCATCCCCGGCGTCGCGGCTCCCGCCGGGAGCGAGGAGGCGATTGACGCGATCACGACCGCGAGCCGGCCCATCGAGGGCAACGCGTTCCAGGACTTCATCAAGGTCCGCAACGAGCTCGAGGGGCAGGTCAGTCGCGGTGGCGCTTCGCTGGGCTACTACCATTCGATCGAGAGCGACTACCTGGGGCACCAGGTGTCGGCCTCCTACAACCGCGACGTGCGCGACGACCAGATCAACATCTCGGTCGGGACCAGCTTCGGCTGGGACGACATCAAACCGCTCGTGGACCAGCGCGGCAGCACCGCGCCCGACCACAAGAACACGCTGCACGTGAATGCCGTCGCCACCCGCGTCCTTTCGCCGGTGTCCGTCGTGCGCCTGGGCGTCGAGGTCAATCGCGTCACCGGCCTGCAGCACAACCCCTACCGCATGGTGTATGCCGGCGGCACCACGATGCCCGAGCGGCACCCGGAGTCGCGACTGCGGCGCGATGCCTTCCTGAAGTTGCACCACTACCTCGCGAACCGCTCGAGCCTCAAGTTCGACTACCGCCTCTACGACGACGATTGGGGCGTGCTCTCGCACGAGGTCGCGGGCGGTCTGTCGCAGTACATCACGCGCGGCCTGTACGCGCAGTACGAGTACCGCTGGTACACGCAGTCGAGCGCCGACTTCTGGCGCCCCGAGTACGCCACCACGCAGGGCGTGGACGGCTACGTCACGGGTGACTACCGGATGAGCCCGCTGTCGTCCCACCTGTTCGGCTTCAACCTGAACGCCGATCTCGGCGTGCTCGCGCCCGATTCACCGAAGTTTCGACGGTTCTCGGTCTCGCTCGACTACGAGCGCTACTTCAACAGCAACAACTATTCAGCGGACATCCTGGAGACGGGACTGGAGTTCCGGTTCTAG
- a CDS encoding T9SS type A sorting domain-containing protein — protein sequence MRRVIVLSLGLSLVAATAPQAGTFERARIVPDLGLDAITRGVTRQQVGRELFSDPWATATIGHVDLYDVFPYVESRTFQIVSDPRWNRLVIGEAGRALRAYDGAGTPLGRLSEPRGLAVDENDRVYVADAGNDRIVVLQASTTYGEVTLEPLYEIRGLSRPFDVAWSDGGTPFTPGDDALYVADTGRNRVAAFALGAGSAREVAAIGDLGSGPGRFAGPMAIRAGREDGRNTHDVFVADAHNGRLVRLLHDASGLHWASETKVDADVVTSLDTDQWGNLYAAAPNRGVVRKYAPDLSPVAELRGDLVRPRNFHVPFFTVRDHRTGTVTREGRANGLTVEEWTDASGVRLWNLGLEVPELAVAGADQPEARFTLTDRASVVVELLDATGGAPLVSRSAGTLEAGAHTLALTEADRAAVAGRGDLRLRLVATSMYAGGPSAQAETGFRWNSSGALAPPAFAMMLGSSPNPAARSARIAFALPAGSGAASLRVYDSMGRAVRSLGSSFASGRNEVTWDLRSDRGGRVAPGVYFARLTTDGRELSQRLVVIP from the coding sequence GTGCGACGAGTCATTGTGCTGAGTCTCGGACTGTCCCTGGTCGCGGCGACCGCGCCGCAGGCGGGCACGTTCGAGCGCGCCCGCATCGTTCCCGACCTGGGTCTCGATGCCATCACCCGCGGTGTCACCCGCCAGCAGGTGGGGCGGGAGCTGTTCTCGGACCCGTGGGCCACGGCGACGATCGGACACGTGGACCTGTACGACGTCTTCCCCTACGTCGAGTCCCGTACGTTCCAGATCGTCTCGGATCCGCGCTGGAACCGGCTCGTGATCGGCGAGGCTGGGCGGGCGCTGCGCGCCTACGACGGCGCCGGAACCCCGCTCGGCCGCCTCTCGGAGCCGCGCGGTCTGGCGGTGGACGAGAACGATCGCGTGTACGTGGCCGACGCGGGCAACGACCGGATCGTCGTCCTGCAGGCCAGCACCACGTACGGCGAGGTGACGCTCGAACCGCTCTACGAGATTCGCGGTCTTTCCCGGCCGTTCGACGTCGCCTGGTCGGACGGCGGCACGCCGTTCACCCCCGGTGACGACGCCCTCTACGTCGCCGACACGGGCCGCAATCGCGTCGCCGCATTCGCGCTCGGCGCCGGCTCGGCCCGCGAGGTCGCCGCCATCGGCGATCTCGGCAGCGGTCCTGGCCGCTTCGCCGGACCGATGGCGATTCGCGCCGGCCGCGAGGACGGCCGCAACACCCACGACGTGTTCGTCGCCGACGCGCACAACGGCCGGCTCGTGCGCCTTCTGCACGACGCCTCGGGGCTGCACTGGGCGTCCGAGACGAAGGTGGACGCCGACGTCGTCACCTCGCTGGACACCGATCAGTGGGGCAACCTCTACGCGGCGGCGCCCAACCGCGGAGTCGTGCGCAAGTACGCGCCCGACCTCTCGCCGGTCGCCGAGCTGCGCGGCGACCTGGTGCGCCCGCGCAACTTCCACGTGCCGTTCTTCACGGTCCGCGACCACCGGACCGGTACGGTCACCCGCGAAGGCCGTGCGAACGGCCTGACCGTCGAGGAATGGACCGACGCGAGCGGCGTGCGCCTGTGGAACCTCGGCCTCGAGGTGCCGGAGCTGGCCGTCGCCGGCGCCGACCAGCCCGAAGCGCGTTTCACGCTCACCGATCGCGCCAGCGTCGTCGTCGAGCTGCTCGACGCCACCGGCGGTGCGCCGCTCGTTTCGCGTTCCGCGGGCACGCTCGAAGCCGGCGCGCACACGCTGGCCCTGACCGAGGCGGATCGCGCCGCGGTCGCGGGTCGCGGCGACCTGCGCCTGCGGCTGGTCGCGACCTCCATGTACGCCGGCGGTCCCTCCGCCCAGGCCGAGACGGGCTTTCGCTGGAACAGCTCGGGCGCTCTCGCGCCTCCGGCCTTCGCCATGATGCTCGGCAGCTCGCCGAACCCCGCCGCCCGCTCGGCCCGCATCGCCTTCGCGTTGCCCGCCGGGTCCGGCGCCGCCTCGCTGCGCGTCTACGACTCGATGGGCCGCGCCGTTCGCTCGCTCGGCTCGTCGTTCGCCTCCGGCCGCAACGAGGTGACCTGGGACCTGCGCTCCGACCGGGGTGGTCGTGTGGCGCCCGGCGTCTATTTCGCCCGCCTGACGACCGACGGCCGCGAGCTGTCGCAGCGGCTGGTGGTGATTCCGTGA
- a CDS encoding outer membrane beta-barrel domain-containing protein, protein MKAQGSQPHRSRPAVPFARTARATWSLLALLALPALALPARAQDESAADSLAAPVVVGESTDTAPLGDSTLAAPAAPVMNPQLKVGSKRVRLTGAARNVVRSGPGDTYAVVGVFKAKTEFPVFAKSGDWYGVKLSDTETGWVHRSLCKELDDVSGLEFKPNPRLYSRTGAFLIEGYTGGYAFDQKSNSLVAGGRLGYYVFDRLTVEGGLSWTHVRRPAEIVESLFGLSLEAEDFHMMFYHFMATYELLPGRQMVPYVSVGAGSSIMKGESEPSLNLGAGTTMYLSRRTAVRWEVRDYRMKTGAANARQTHHNVELTIGTLYLF, encoded by the coding sequence ATGAAGGCGCAGGGATCGCAGCCACACCGCTCCCGACCCGCAGTTCCGTTCGCCCGCACGGCGCGGGCGACGTGGTCGCTGCTGGCGCTGCTCGCGCTGCCGGCGCTCGCCCTGCCCGCACGGGCGCAGGACGAATCCGCGGCCGACAGTCTCGCGGCCCCGGTCGTCGTCGGTGAGTCCACCGACACGGCGCCGCTCGGCGACAGCACGCTCGCGGCACCCGCGGCTCCGGTCATGAACCCGCAGCTCAAGGTCGGATCGAAGCGCGTGCGCCTGACCGGCGCCGCGCGCAATGTCGTGCGCTCGGGCCCCGGCGACACCTACGCGGTCGTCGGCGTCTTCAAGGCGAAGACCGAGTTTCCGGTGTTCGCCAAGAGCGGCGACTGGTACGGCGTCAAGCTGTCCGACACCGAGACGGGCTGGGTGCATCGCTCGCTGTGCAAGGAACTCGACGACGTGTCGGGCCTCGAGTTCAAGCCGAACCCGCGACTCTACTCGCGCACGGGAGCGTTCCTGATCGAGGGCTACACGGGCGGCTACGCGTTCGATCAGAAGTCGAACTCCCTCGTCGCCGGCGGCCGGCTCGGCTACTACGTCTTCGACCGCCTGACGGTCGAGGGCGGCCTGTCGTGGACGCACGTGCGCCGCCCCGCCGAGATCGTGGAGTCGCTCTTCGGCCTGTCGCTCGAGGCCGAGGACTTCCACATGATGTTCTACCACTTCATGGCGACGTACGAACTGCTGCCGGGCCGGCAGATGGTGCCGTACGTCAGCGTCGGCGCCGGCTCCAGCATCATGAAGGGCGAGTCCGAGCCCAGCCTGAACCTCGGCGCCGGAACGACGATGTACCTCTCGCGCCGCACCGCGGTGCGCTGGGAAGTGCGGGACTACCGCATGAAGACGGGCGCCGCCAACGCGCGCCAGACCCACCACAACGTCGAACTCACGATCGGCACTCTTTACCTCTTCTAG